One Planctomycetia bacterium DNA segment encodes these proteins:
- a CDS encoding DUF4256 domain-containing protein: MKKAARGQQNLSADQGETLLDVLKARFEENLDRHRGLAWVKIQAKIEAHPEKLRSLQEMESTGGEPDVVGHDKTSGEFVFFDCSAESPAGRRSVCYDADALESRKEHKPKDSALGMAATMGVEILSEAQYRELQQLGPFDTKTSSWVKTPDVIRKLGGAIFCDRRYDQVFTYHNGAESYYAARGFRGCLRV, from the coding sequence ATGAAAAAAGCCGCGCGGGGACAGCAAAACTTGTCGGCCGACCAGGGCGAAACACTGCTCGACGTCTTGAAGGCGCGTTTTGAAGAGAATCTGGATCGCCACCGTGGCCTTGCCTGGGTGAAGATCCAAGCCAAGATCGAGGCGCATCCCGAAAAACTGAGGTCACTCCAGGAAATGGAAAGTACCGGCGGCGAGCCGGATGTCGTTGGGCATGACAAGACGTCAGGCGAGTTCGTGTTTTTCGATTGCTCAGCGGAAAGTCCCGCGGGCCGCAGAAGCGTTTGCTACGACGCCGATGCGCTGGAATCTCGCAAGGAACACAAACCGAAAGATAGCGCCCTGGGCATGGCCGCCACGATGGGCGTTGAGATCCTGTCGGAAGCGCAATATCGCGAGCTGCAACAGCTCGGACCGTTCGATACGAAGACGTCGAGCTGGGTGAAAACGCCGGACGTGATCCGCAAACTCGGCGGCGCCATCTTCTGCGACCGCCGCTACGACCAGGTGTTCACCTACCACAACGGCGCGGAATCGTACTACGCCGCTCGCGGGTTCCGCGGCTGCTTGAGGGTTTGA
- the nuoH gene encoding NADH-quinone oxidoreductase subunit NuoH translates to MAEFFIQTCGLPGWLGYLVAGLIQCVILIHVPLVGAMFFVWVERKVSARIQDRLGPTRCGGKFGWLQLLADGIKLLNKEDLRPGAADGMLFRVAPYVSFCASFAALIALPFSDGWVVQRMDAGVFFILAVLGIEVFGVILAGYASASKWSLFGAMREAAQVVSYEVPMGMCVVVPVLIAGSMDMVTIANKQAGLFTNWYLFHDPFTFIIFWVYFTCGTASVNRAPFDLAEAESELVAGFHTEYSGFRWLIFYMAEYGSMFIVAGLASILFFGGWNGPIPIADWLGLHYAPGATDFSIWGFAGNLLGCLNFMFKSIIGVTVMIWVRWTLPRLRIDQVMTTCLKYCTPLAAACFLLATLWTLSGIPFINDIAPRPFQAAVAAPEVESPAPPAVASLSQPSEER, encoded by the coding sequence GTGGCCGAGTTTTTCATCCAGACCTGCGGCTTACCTGGGTGGCTGGGCTACCTGGTCGCGGGGCTGATTCAGTGCGTGATCCTGATTCACGTCCCGCTCGTCGGGGCGATGTTTTTCGTCTGGGTGGAACGCAAGGTTTCCGCCCGGATTCAGGACCGCCTGGGCCCGACCCGCTGCGGCGGTAAGTTCGGTTGGCTACAGCTTTTAGCAGATGGCATCAAGCTGCTGAATAAGGAAGATTTACGGCCCGGAGCGGCCGATGGAATGCTGTTCCGAGTGGCGCCCTATGTGAGCTTCTGCGCGTCGTTTGCGGCACTGATCGCGCTGCCTTTTTCGGACGGTTGGGTCGTGCAGCGGATGGACGCCGGCGTGTTCTTCATTCTGGCGGTGCTGGGGATCGAAGTCTTCGGCGTGATTCTGGCCGGCTACGCCTCGGCGTCGAAGTGGTCGCTGTTCGGGGCGATGCGCGAAGCGGCGCAAGTCGTGAGCTACGAAGTCCCGATGGGCATGTGCGTCGTGGTGCCAGTGTTAATCGCCGGCTCGATGGACATGGTGACGATCGCCAACAAACAGGCCGGTTTGTTCACCAACTGGTATCTGTTCCACGATCCGTTCACGTTCATCATCTTCTGGGTCTACTTCACCTGCGGCACGGCGAGCGTGAACCGCGCTCCATTCGACCTGGCCGAGGCCGAAAGCGAATTGGTGGCCGGTTTCCACACGGAATACTCCGGTTTCCGCTGGCTGATTTTCTACATGGCCGAATATGGCTCCATGTTCATTGTCGCCGGCTTAGCGTCGATCCTGTTTTTCGGCGGCTGGAACGGCCCGATCCCGATCGCCGATTGGCTCGGACTGCATTACGCTCCTGGCGCGACCGATTTTTCGATCTGGGGATTTGCCGGCAACCTGTTGGGCTGCTTGAACTTCATGTTCAAGTCGATCATCGGCGTGACTGTGATGATCTGGGTCCGCTGGACGCTGCCGCGGTTGCGCATCGACCAAGTCATGACCACTTGCCTGAAATACTGCACGCCATTGGCGGCGGCTTGCTTCTTGTTGGCCACGCTCTGGACGCTCTCGGGCATTCCGTTCATTAACGACATCGCGCCGCGGCCGTTCCAAGCGGCGGTTGCTGCCCCGGAAGTAGAATCGCCCGCGCCTCCGGCCGTGGCTTCGTTGTCTCAGCCAAGCGAGGAGCGATAG
- a CDS encoding NADH-quinone oxidoreductase subunit J, whose amino-acid sequence MEPINWHSFFFLLFGALTAVFAVAVVVTSNIVRMAFYLILSLGATAGLFFLAGADFVGAMQLMIYVGGTLVLLIFGVMLTAQGPFISMKTGGGEWVLATILGGALLGLLVKTAFSVEDWQGPAAVAHVEGEAEHAVMLPAQSPTSAPIGLGLLGVRTDKLDPAKSALAPGMAGYLLPFEIVSVHLLVVLVGAAYLARTKKRREA is encoded by the coding sequence ATGGAACCGATCAACTGGCATTCGTTCTTCTTCCTGCTGTTCGGCGCGCTAACCGCGGTGTTCGCCGTGGCGGTCGTGGTCACCAGCAATATCGTGCGGATGGCCTTTTACCTGATTCTTTCCCTCGGCGCGACGGCCGGCCTGTTTTTTCTGGCCGGGGCCGATTTCGTCGGGGCGATGCAATTGATGATCTATGTCGGCGGCACCTTGGTGCTGCTGATCTTCGGCGTGATGCTCACCGCGCAAGGCCCGTTCATCTCGATGAAAACCGGCGGCGGCGAATGGGTGTTGGCCACAATCCTGGGTGGCGCGCTGCTGGGCCTGTTGGTCAAGACGGCCTTTAGCGTTGAGGATTGGCAGGGGCCGGCCGCCGTGGCACATGTCGAAGGCGAAGCGGAACACGCTGTCATGTTACCGGCGCAATCGCCCACTTCGGCCCCCATTGGGCTCGGCTTGCTGGGCGTCCGGACTGACAAGCTGGATCCAGCGAAATCGGCGCTCGCGCCCGGCATGGCCGGTTACTTGCTGCCGTTCGAAATTGTTTCCGTTCATCTGTTGGTGGTGCTGGTCGGCGCCGCGTACCTGGCCAGAACGAAAAAGCGCCGCGAGGCGTAA
- the nuoK gene encoding NADH-quinone oxidoreductase subunit NuoK, with the protein MDLLTQPVGVAHFMAIGAVLFVSGAVCMATKRNALGVLMGIELVLNGANLNFVALSSEYLRRDTALALGMDGHLIALFVIVLAAAEAAVALAITLNFYNNHSTVDVDRADDLRG; encoded by the coding sequence ATGGACCTGCTCACTCAGCCTGTCGGCGTCGCCCATTTCATGGCCATCGGCGCCGTGCTGTTCGTTTCCGGCGCCGTTTGCATGGCGACGAAGCGGAATGCGCTCGGCGTGTTGATGGGCATTGAACTGGTGCTGAACGGGGCGAACCTGAACTTCGTGGCGCTCAGCAGCGAATATCTGCGCCGCGACACGGCGCTGGCGCTTGGCATGGACGGACATTTGATTGCGTTGTTCGTCATCGTACTGGCCGCCGCGGAAGCCGCGGTGGCCTTGGCGATCACGCTCAACTTCTACAACAACCACTCCACGGTCGACGTCGACCGCGCGGACGACCTGCGCGGTTAG
- the nuoL gene encoding NADH-quinone oxidoreductase subunit L: MDALGDNLWQLLRAAWLLPLVSFTIIVFGGKRLGKAGVLAGYLATGAIVGAFVLSMTAFGLWLNAYGVPTLEHHGGEHHAQLEPADSAFTLASSQEAAPAEAPHADEAGHAVKPNFHAGEWYRLAEFGNLKASISYHIDALTICMFCMVTLIASCIHFYAMGYMHDELHDITDHEVHLHDGHHLHRPGRYYRFFQYLSLFCFSMLGLVIAGNVLMVFVFWELVGVCSYFLIGFYIERKSASNAANKAFIVNRVGDFGMLIGMMALWGSLGTFTFAGSDLDKDGTIAQSEKGIFDLLRDPEHGYLLAPADGMVVAAAAADPTVTVGPSPENIQAWRTQGYGYWLLVIAGVGIFCGCVGKSAQFPLHVWLPDAMEGPTPVSALVHSATMVAAGVYLVGRFYPAFAPEALLVIAYVGAITLFLAATIAITATDIKRVLAYSTVSQLGYMMLSLGIGGWIGGMFHLFTHAFFKSLLFMCSGSVIHATHTNEMPKMGGLRKKMPWTAYTMLVGCLAIAGAGLPIALFGWHIGFSGYYSKDSIVMHSLWYGQVMPKHAWLAFMPAVGAAITAFYMFRLWFMTFAGKPRDHHIYDHAHESPPVMYVPLVVLSVFAVGVAWTMPFTGLSLEGLLDSARWPGTDPAQVLGLSSVIDPHEFHGQATIVAFSTALSGILLAAVFYGWGYLNPEDVRRQFSPIYNFLRGKWYFDELYEVIFIRPTHFIAARIANLDKKWIDGFINALARWTKAVANFDDVIDRYLIDGLANAIAHWTFSTGVALRGVQTGRLRQYVMFIVVGTVALFVMISFYASRA, translated from the coding sequence ATGGATGCACTCGGCGATAATTTGTGGCAGTTGCTCCGGGCAGCCTGGCTGTTGCCGTTGGTGTCGTTCACGATCATCGTGTTCGGCGGCAAGCGGCTCGGCAAAGCGGGCGTGTTGGCGGGCTACTTGGCGACCGGGGCGATCGTCGGCGCGTTCGTCCTCTCGATGACGGCCTTCGGGCTCTGGCTCAACGCTTACGGCGTGCCGACGCTCGAACATCATGGCGGCGAGCATCACGCGCAGCTTGAACCCGCAGACAGCGCGTTCACGCTGGCGAGTTCCCAGGAAGCGGCCCCGGCCGAAGCACCTCACGCCGACGAAGCTGGTCACGCCGTAAAGCCGAACTTTCACGCCGGCGAGTGGTATCGCCTGGCCGAATTCGGCAACTTGAAGGCGTCGATCAGCTACCACATCGACGCGCTCACCATCTGCATGTTCTGCATGGTGACGTTGATCGCCTCGTGCATCCATTTCTATGCCATGGGCTACATGCACGATGAATTGCACGATATCACCGACCACGAAGTGCATCTGCACGACGGGCATCATCTGCATCGGCCCGGGCGCTATTACCGGTTTTTTCAGTACCTGTCGCTGTTTTGCTTCAGCATGCTGGGGTTGGTGATCGCCGGCAATGTGCTGATGGTGTTCGTGTTCTGGGAGTTGGTGGGCGTTTGCTCGTACTTCCTGATCGGCTTCTACATCGAGCGGAAGAGCGCGTCGAACGCGGCGAACAAGGCCTTTATCGTCAACCGCGTCGGCGACTTCGGCATGCTGATCGGCATGATGGCCCTCTGGGGAAGCCTCGGCACGTTCACGTTCGCCGGCAGCGATCTGGACAAAGACGGCACGATCGCCCAGAGCGAGAAGGGAATTTTCGACCTCTTGCGCGATCCAGAGCACGGGTATCTGCTCGCCCCCGCCGACGGCATGGTCGTGGCCGCCGCGGCCGCCGATCCCACCGTGACCGTAGGGCCCAGCCCAGAGAACATTCAAGCCTGGCGCACGCAGGGCTACGGTTACTGGCTGCTGGTCATCGCCGGCGTCGGCATCTTCTGCGGTTGCGTCGGCAAAAGCGCTCAGTTCCCGTTGCATGTCTGGTTGCCGGACGCGATGGAAGGGCCCACGCCGGTCTCGGCGCTCGTCCACTCGGCGACGATGGTGGCTGCTGGCGTTTATTTGGTTGGCCGCTTCTATCCGGCCTTCGCGCCCGAGGCGCTGTTGGTCATTGCTTACGTTGGTGCGATCACACTGTTCCTCGCGGCGACAATCGCCATCACCGCCACCGACATCAAACGCGTGCTCGCCTATAGCACCGTCAGCCAGTTGGGCTACATGATGCTCTCGCTCGGCATCGGCGGTTGGATCGGCGGGATGTTCCACCTGTTTACGCATGCGTTCTTCAAAAGCTTGTTGTTCATGTGCTCCGGCTCGGTGATTCACGCCACGCACACGAACGAAATGCCCAAGATGGGCGGCCTGCGGAAGAAGATGCCGTGGACCGCCTACACGATGCTCGTCGGTTGCCTGGCCATCGCCGGCGCCGGCTTGCCGATCGCGCTCTTCGGCTGGCATATCGGGTTCAGCGGCTATTACTCCAAAGATTCGATCGTCATGCACTCGCTGTGGTACGGCCAGGTGATGCCGAAGCACGCGTGGCTGGCGTTCATGCCGGCCGTCGGCGCCGCGATCACCGCGTTCTACATGTTCCGGCTCTGGTTCATGACCTTCGCCGGCAAGCCGCGCGATCATCACATTTACGATCACGCGCACGAATCGCCGCCGGTGATGTACGTGCCGCTGGTCGTGCTGTCGGTGTTCGCCGTCGGCGTGGCGTGGACGATGCCCTTCACGGGGTTGAGCTTGGAAGGCCTGTTGGATTCCGCCCGCTGGCCAGGAACGGATCCCGCGCAAGTGCTGGGACTTTCCAGCGTCATCGATCCGCATGAGTTCCACGGCCAGGCGACGATCGTGGCCTTCTCGACCGCCCTCTCCGGCATCCTGCTGGCGGCGGTGTTCTACGGCTGGGGTTACCTCAATCCGGAAGATGTGCGACGGCAGTTCTCGCCAATCTACAACTTCCTCCGCGGCAAGTGGTACTTCGACGAGTTGTACGAAGTCATTTTCATCCGCCCGACACATTTTATCGCGGCGCGGATTGCGAACCTGGATAAGAAGTGGATCGACGGCTTCATTAACGCCCTCGCGCGTTGGACGAAAGCCGTGGCGAACTTCGATGACGTGATCGACCGCTACCTGATCGACGGCCTGGCGAACGCGATCGCGCATTGGACCTTTTCGACCGGCGTGGCGCTGCGAGGCGTGCAGACCGGCCGGCTCCGCCAATACGTGATGTTCATCGTCGTCGGCACGGTGGCCTTGTTTGTGATGATCAGCTTCTACGCCAGCAGGGCGTAA
- a CDS encoding NADH-quinone oxidoreductase subunit M — MPVDPTTLLSLLTFFPAIGALVLAFLPKDKPDALKLFTLVITGVVFAASLGLVLPSTGWYDPSNAGMQLTFAHPWIPTFNIDYAMGLDGISMPLLLLTTFVFFLSMWASWPIEKHVKAYCILFLILETGVIGVFMSLNFFLFYVFWEVMLLPMYFLIGVWGGPRREYAAIKFFIYTLLGGVFMLIAVLMLYFTSDVKALTPAQLQTAHVVDASLTGDDLAAAVNQIQNQPGKAHTFNILALQQLGQFTDQFRSDKPEDLILGKTIEWWAFLLLFAGFVIKVPSVPVHTWLPDAHVEAPTPISMILAGVLLKLGGYGIIRICYPICPEAGYELAWFVCGLGVVSMLYGAFAALAQKDFKRLVAYSSVSHMGYVVLGLGVWSASYKTGFDPQYWAMGMNGAMFQMIAHGIASPGMFFMVGVIYERVHHRNLDEFGGLFAKMPVYSGLAFGIFFAGLGLPGLCGFIGEVFVTLSVWNYSQALAVIGAFTVILTAAYILWTLQRVYLGPEYKGPHGDHLHPMTPRELAIAAPILFLCIFFGVYPNAVFKYMSPSVTKTAVDLAEWTQREDPDKERRESEQQTAAITTPITTSALAPTGQSY; from the coding sequence ATGCCTGTCGATCCCACGACATTGCTTTCGTTGCTGACCTTTTTTCCGGCTATTGGCGCGCTCGTGCTCGCTTTTTTGCCGAAGGACAAGCCGGACGCGCTCAAGCTGTTCACACTGGTGATCACGGGCGTGGTCTTCGCGGCGTCGCTCGGATTGGTGTTGCCCAGCACGGGTTGGTACGATCCATCGAACGCCGGCATGCAATTGACGTTCGCGCATCCGTGGATTCCCACGTTCAACATCGATTACGCGATGGGGCTGGACGGCATCTCGATGCCGCTCTTGTTGCTGACGACTTTCGTCTTTTTCCTCTCGATGTGGGCGAGTTGGCCGATCGAGAAACACGTTAAGGCCTATTGCATCCTGTTTCTGATCCTGGAAACGGGCGTGATCGGCGTGTTCATGTCACTCAACTTCTTCCTGTTCTACGTGTTCTGGGAAGTCATGTTGCTGCCGATGTATTTCCTGATCGGCGTCTGGGGCGGCCCGCGCCGCGAGTACGCCGCGATCAAGTTCTTCATCTACACGCTGCTCGGCGGCGTGTTCATGTTGATCGCCGTGTTGATGCTGTACTTCACCAGCGATGTGAAAGCCCTCACGCCAGCGCAGTTGCAAACGGCCCACGTGGTGGACGCGAGCCTGACCGGCGACGACCTCGCCGCGGCCGTGAATCAAATTCAGAATCAGCCGGGCAAGGCCCATACTTTCAACATTCTCGCGCTCCAACAGCTCGGCCAGTTCACCGATCAGTTCAGAAGCGACAAGCCGGAAGACCTGATCCTCGGCAAAACGATCGAGTGGTGGGCGTTCCTGCTGCTGTTCGCCGGCTTCGTGATCAAGGTGCCGAGCGTGCCGGTACATACCTGGCTGCCGGACGCGCACGTCGAAGCGCCCACGCCGATTTCGATGATCCTGGCCGGCGTGCTCTTGAAACTCGGCGGCTACGGCATCATCCGCATCTGCTATCCGATCTGCCCCGAGGCAGGCTATGAACTAGCCTGGTTCGTGTGCGGACTTGGCGTCGTTAGCATGCTCTACGGCGCCTTCGCGGCCTTGGCGCAGAAGGACTTCAAGCGGCTCGTCGCCTATAGCTCGGTCAGTCACATGGGCTACGTCGTCCTCGGTCTCGGCGTTTGGAGCGCGTCTTACAAGACCGGCTTCGATCCCCAGTACTGGGCAATGGGCATGAACGGGGCGATGTTCCAGATGATCGCCCACGGCATCGCCTCGCCGGGCATGTTCTTCATGGTCGGCGTGATTTACGAGCGCGTGCATCACCGCAACCTTGATGAGTTCGGCGGCCTGTTCGCCAAGATGCCCGTCTATAGCGGGCTGGCGTTCGGGATCTTCTTCGCCGGCCTGGGGCTACCTGGTCTGTGCGGATTCATCGGCGAAGTGTTCGTTACGCTCTCGGTTTGGAATTACAGCCAGGCGTTGGCCGTGATTGGCGCGTTCACCGTGATTCTTACTGCCGCGTACATCCTGTGGACGCTGCAACGCGTCTACCTGGGACCGGAATACAAGGGCCCGCACGGCGATCACTTGCATCCGATGACGCCGCGCGAGTTGGCGATCGCGGCGCCGATTCTGTTCCTCTGCATTTTCTTCGGCGTGTATCCCAACGCAGTGTTCAAATACATGTCCCCCAGCGTCACCAAAACGGCTGTCGATCTCGCGGAGTGGACCCAGCGAGAAGATCCCGACAAGGAGCGGAGGGAGTCCGAGCAGCAGACCGCGGCGATCACCACGCCCATCACCACCAGCGCTCTGGCGCCGACGGGACAGTCGTACTAA
- a CDS encoding NADH-quinone oxidoreductase subunit N — protein sequence MNTFHDFFADSGKLSLVHDTMTVSLPAFKPELALTVTIVVMLLVRVLNLRWINGFWLALAGSLAALYYAAPGDLLATDAPIVSQELFTGLIKYDAFTVYFRALLMAFAVLFVLFTWLSGIPDREDSTDFFTLVFGATIGMCLMASSNHLLTVFLGVEMASVPSYALAGMLKGRRESSEAALKYAVYGAGAAGVMLYGISLVAGVLGTAHLPTLAHQLAVVLSEPTYGDRHVVLVLGGLMVMVGLAFKLSAVPFHFWCPDVFEGASAEVNAFLSVASKAAALALLIRVAIGFGHLPANEAPTASLPVAQVTTVAFQHETPTVAEAESPTPAATVAVSNESLAPARKFMAGLVALIAAITCTFGNLTAYGQTNIKRLLAYSTIAHAGYMMMPVAAMLLLLGDPARQVEARNAAASIAFYVGAYLFMNLSAFAIIAFLRNAMRSEEIASYAGLVRRSPGVVICFATVMLSLLGLPPLAGFAAKFVAFSALADAGQPLTWTLLFVGGINTVFSLFYYLRVVKVMTLDPEPDDRPPLEFSLVSRDGAFVALMTLPVILLGVWPDLLLRLASAATQGVLS from the coding sequence TTGAATACGTTTCACGATTTTTTCGCGGATAGCGGCAAGCTGTCGTTAGTCCACGACACGATGACGGTGTCGCTGCCGGCCTTCAAGCCGGAGTTGGCGCTCACGGTCACGATCGTCGTGATGCTGCTGGTGCGCGTGCTGAATCTGCGCTGGATCAACGGGTTTTGGCTGGCCCTGGCGGGTTCGCTGGCGGCACTCTACTATGCTGCGCCGGGCGATCTGCTGGCCACGGATGCGCCGATCGTCAGTCAGGAGTTGTTCACCGGCTTGATCAAGTACGACGCCTTCACCGTATACTTTCGCGCGTTGTTGATGGCATTCGCGGTGCTGTTCGTGCTGTTCACTTGGCTGTCCGGCATTCCAGATCGCGAGGACAGCACCGATTTCTTCACGCTCGTCTTCGGCGCCACAATCGGCATGTGCCTGATGGCCTCGTCGAATCACTTGCTCACCGTGTTCCTCGGCGTCGAGATGGCCAGCGTGCCGTCGTATGCCTTGGCCGGCATGCTCAAGGGCAGGCGCGAGAGTAGCGAGGCAGCGCTTAAATACGCCGTCTATGGCGCGGGCGCGGCCGGCGTGATGCTCTACGGCATTAGCTTGGTAGCTGGCGTGCTGGGCACGGCGCACCTGCCCACGTTGGCGCATCAACTCGCGGTCGTGCTGAGCGAGCCAACTTATGGCGATCGCCACGTGGTGCTCGTCCTCGGCGGACTGATGGTGATGGTCGGCCTGGCTTTCAAGCTTTCCGCAGTGCCGTTTCATTTCTGGTGCCCGGATGTCTTTGAGGGGGCCAGCGCAGAAGTCAATGCGTTCCTGTCGGTCGCTTCCAAGGCGGCTGCGTTGGCGCTACTGATTCGCGTGGCGATTGGCTTTGGACATCTGCCGGCGAACGAAGCGCCGACGGCCTCGCTACCCGTGGCACAAGTGACAACGGTCGCCTTTCAGCATGAGACGCCGACGGTTGCCGAGGCCGAATCGCCGACACCCGCGGCGACGGTGGCCGTGAGCAACGAAAGCCTGGCCCCGGCGCGGAAATTCATGGCGGGACTCGTGGCGTTGATCGCCGCGATCACCTGCACGTTCGGCAACCTGACCGCCTACGGCCAGACGAACATTAAGCGCTTGCTCGCCTATTCCACGATCGCCCACGCCGGCTACATGATGATGCCGGTGGCGGCGATGCTCTTGTTGCTCGGCGATCCCGCGCGTCAGGTCGAAGCTCGCAATGCCGCCGCGTCGATCGCGTTCTATGTCGGCGCGTACCTGTTCATGAACCTGAGCGCGTTCGCGATCATCGCCTTCCTACGAAATGCGATGCGCAGCGAAGAGATCGCCTCCTACGCGGGACTCGTGCGCCGCTCGCCCGGCGTGGTGATCTGCTTCGCCACCGTCATGTTGAGCCTGCTGGGCTTGCCGCCATTGGCCGGTTTCGCCGCCAAGTTCGTGGCCTTCAGCGCACTGGCCGACGCTGGGCAACCGCTGACGTGGACGCTGCTCTTCGTAGGCGGCATCAACACCGTCTTCAGCTTGTTCTACTACTTGCGCGTGGTGAAGGTGATGACGCTCGATCCGGAACCCGACGATCGCCCGCCGTTGGAGTTTTCGCTCGTCTCGCGCGACGGCGCCTTCGTCGCCTTGATGACGTTGCCGGTGATTTTGCTCGGCGTCTGGCCCGATCTCTTGTTGCGGTTGGCCAGCGCCGCGACGCAGGGAGTATTGTCCTAG
- a CDS encoding thioredoxin-like domain-containing protein, protein MSLVRRRAWLAGSLAVTLPALAGSVRADAPSVEAALKLAPVQKEVEYDRPTAEEASKCTIKAENVSGETGWIVRDASGQMLRRFADTNGDNVVDLWCYYQNGLEVYRDIDSQKNSSKADQYRWLNTAGCRWGLDADENGAIDSWKQISAEEATAEAVAALATGDAQRFTRLLVSKDELASLGLGPERTKELTQRLNDAPKTFAEMAKAQKSLSAATKWLHFGGSRPGVVPAGTEGSTSDIAVYENVLAMIDTAGKDGQVQIGTLVRVGDNWRLIDAPSIPATGEQLSSTGFFFQPSLPPRSEGGAESVAGAPSDEVQKLLDELQGMDDALAKAATPEEQDKLNVRRVDLLEQLAAASTAPEDRAQWIRQLADTASAAVQAGGFSSGAERLRTLHDKLKADGGDDELAAYVEFRSLMAEYGAAVQQENVDFPAVQTKWLESLEKFVEANPKSADAAEAMLQLGIAQEYAGQEEEAKTWYQRIVTEFASAPNAQKAAGAVRRLNSVGKPIVLRANAVNMKGTVDLAAAPFKGKYVLVHYWATWAEPCRADLDDIADLMAKYGGKGGFQAVGVSLDGNQADLTAFLKENKLSWPQVWEPGGLDSRLANELGVLTLPTMILIDQKGNVIHRNIHIAELEKELRARLKQ, encoded by the coding sequence ATGAGTTTGGTTCGACGCCGTGCCTGGTTGGCTGGATCGCTGGCCGTCACCCTGCCGGCCTTGGCGGGTTCCGTGCGTGCGGATGCGCCCTCGGTCGAGGCCGCCTTGAAACTGGCGCCCGTCCAAAAAGAGGTCGAATACGACCGCCCGACGGCGGAAGAAGCCTCGAAGTGCACGATCAAGGCGGAGAACGTCTCCGGCGAAACCGGCTGGATCGTCCGCGACGCCTCGGGGCAGATGCTCCGCCGCTTCGCCGACACCAATGGCGACAACGTGGTCGATCTCTGGTGCTATTACCAAAACGGTCTCGAAGTGTACCGCGACATCGACTCGCAAAAAAACAGCTCCAAGGCGGATCAGTACCGTTGGCTGAACACGGCCGGTTGCCGCTGGGGTCTGGACGCCGACGAGAACGGCGCGATCGATTCCTGGAAGCAGATTTCGGCCGAAGAGGCGACCGCCGAGGCGGTGGCGGCGCTGGCCACCGGCGACGCCCAACGCTTCACGCGCTTGCTCGTCAGCAAGGATGAATTGGCCTCCCTCGGTCTCGGACCGGAGCGTACGAAAGAGCTCACACAGCGCCTGAACGACGCCCCGAAAACGTTCGCCGAGATGGCCAAAGCACAGAAGTCGTTGAGCGCCGCCACGAAGTGGTTGCATTTCGGCGGCTCGCGCCCGGGCGTGGTGCCCGCCGGCACCGAAGGCTCGACCAGCGATATCGCCGTTTATGAAAACGTGCTGGCGATGATCGACACCGCCGGCAAAGACGGACAGGTGCAGATCGGCACGCTCGTCCGCGTGGGCGACAACTGGCGGCTGATCGATGCGCCATCGATTCCGGCCACTGGCGAGCAACTCTCTTCGACCGGCTTCTTCTTCCAGCCGTCGCTGCCGCCGCGCAGCGAAGGAGGCGCGGAGAGCGTCGCCGGAGCGCCGAGCGACGAAGTACAGAAACTGCTCGACGAATTGCAAGGCATGGACGATGCGCTCGCCAAGGCTGCCACGCCCGAGGAGCAAGACAAGCTGAACGTGCGCCGCGTGGATCTACTGGAACAACTCGCCGCGGCCAGCACGGCGCCGGAAGATCGCGCCCAGTGGATTCGCCAATTGGCCGATACGGCCAGCGCCGCAGTGCAGGCCGGCGGATTCTCCAGCGGTGCGGAGCGTCTGCGAACGCTGCACGACAAGCTCAAAGCCGACGGCGGCGACGACGAGTTGGCCGCCTATGTCGAGTTCCGCAGCCTGATGGCGGAATACGGCGCGGCCGTGCAGCAGGAAAACGTCGATTTCCCGGCGGTGCAAACCAAGTGGTTGGAAAGCCTGGAGAAATTCGTCGAAGCGAATCCCAAGAGCGCCGACGCAGCGGAGGCGATGCTGCAACTTGGCATCGCGCAGGAATATGCCGGCCAGGAAGAGGAAGCCAAGACGTGGTATCAGCGCATTGTGACTGAGTTCGCCTCGGCGCCCAATGCGCAGAAGGCGGCCGGCGCGGTGCGCCGCCTTAACTCCGTCGGCAAGCCGATCGTGCTCCGTGCGAACGCCGTCAATATGAAGGGCACCGTCGACCTGGCGGCCGCGCCGTTCAAAGGGAAGTACGTGCTGGTGCATTATTGGGCCACCTGGGCCGAACCGTGCCGCGCCGACCTGGACGACATCGCCGACCTGATGGCCAAGTACGGCGGCAAGGGCGGATTCCAGGCGGTGGGCGTCAGCCTCGACGGCAACCAGGCCGATCTGACGGCGTTCCTGAAGGAAAACAAGCTCAGTTGGCCGCAAGTCTGGGAACCGGGCGGACTCGACAGCCGCCTCGCCAACGAGCTGGGCGTGCTGACCTTGCCGACGATGATCCTGATCGATCAAAAGGGCAACGTCATTCACCGCAACATTCATATCGCGGAGCTGGAGAAGGAACTGCGAGCGCGGCTCAAGCAGTAG